The Coffea arabica cultivar ET-39 chromosome 1e, Coffea Arabica ET-39 HiFi, whole genome shotgun sequence genome has a window encoding:
- the LOC113703457 gene encoding UDP-glucose iridoid glucosyltransferase-like, with protein sequence MAECRARKRAVLLVPMPLQGHMTPMLQLGSILYSKGFSIVVAHSEFRPPNPLNHPEFIFHPLSDDSSGYKTSLVNLMDLISAINSNCRAPLQEYLGQLMKDQKLEGCQVACVIYDSVLFFVDSVATQMKIPGIVLRTNMASYMLLYRCIFQLQAQNLLPFPESRLQEPVSELYPLRFKDLPFSINAEISEELMDFFDSMVNIRSSVAVIFNTTDCLEHSSLSLLQKQYQVPFFPIGPFHKMAPAASTSFLEEDQTCIAWLEKQAPNSVLYVSLGSIASINEQELTETAWGLANSGIPFLWVVRCDSLNEAQSVDHFLDGHFKDSVGERGLIVKWAPQKKVLAHRAVGGFWSHCGWNSTIESICEGVPMICRPLFGDQRLNARYLTCVWKVGLEMENVLDRGSIEKAIRRLMIDTEGKEMRQDMLLMKDKIEASLQKGGSSYESLNDLTQFINSFSTAARE encoded by the exons ATGGCAGAATGCAGAGCTCGAAAACGTGCGGTATTGTTGGTTCCAATGCCCCTTCAAGGGCACATGACTCCAATGCTTCAGCTGGGGAGCATTCTTTATTCTAAAGGGTTCTCCATTGTAGTTGCACATTCTGAATTCAGGCCTCCCAATCCTTTAAACCATCCTGAATTCATCTTTCACCCCTTGTCGGACGATTCATCTGGCTATAAGACTTCTTTAGTGAATTTGATGGATCTCATATCGGCTATCAACAGCAATTGCAGAGCACCTTTGCAGGAGTACTTGGGTCAACTCATGAAAGATCAGAAGCTGGAGGGTTGCCAGGTTGCTTGTGTAATATATGATTCAGTCTTGTTCTTTGTTGATTCAGTGGCTACTCAGATGAAGATTCCAGGCATTGTTTTGAGGACTAACATGGCTTCTTACATGCTGCTTTATCGCTGCATCTTTCAACTTCAAGCACAaaatcttcttccttttccAG AATCTAGGCTGCAGGAACCTGTGTCAGAGCTCTATCCTCTGAGGTTTAAGGATTTACCCTTTTCAATTAATGCTGAAATCTCAGAAGAGCTTATGGATTTCTTCGATTCTATGGTCAATATACGCTCTTCTGTGGCCGTGATTTTTAACACAACAGattgtcttgagcattcatccTTATCACTGCTTCAGAAACAGTACCAAGTTCCATTCTTTCCTATAGGGCCTTTCCACAAAATGGCTCCAGCAGCATCAACTAGCTTCCTAGAAGAGGACCAAACCTGCATTGCTTGGCTCGAGAAGCAAGCTCCAAATTCAGTGCTCTATGTCAGCTTGGGCAGCATAGCGAGCATAAATGAACAAGAGCTGACAGAAACAGCCTGGGGACTGGCCAACAGCGGCATACCATTCCTGTGGGTGGTTAGATGCGATTCTCTAAATGAAGCTCAATCAGTTGATCACTTTCTTGATGGTCATTTCAAAGACTCAGTTGGAGAAAGAGGCCTAATAGTCAAATGGGCACCCCAGAAAAAAGTTTTGGCACATAGAGCTGTTGGGGGATTTTGGAGCCACTGTGGCTGGAATTCAACAATAGAAAGTATCTGCGAAGGAGTTCCAATGATTTGTAGACCACTTTTTGGTGATCAAAGACTGAATGCAAGATACTTGACTTGTGTATGGAAGGTAGGCCTTGAAATGGAGAATGTGTTGGACAGAGGAAGCATTGAGAAAGCCATAAGAAGACTAATGATTGATACGGAAGGCAAAGAAATGAGGCAAGACATGCTGTTAATGAAAGACAAGATAGAAGCTAGTCTGCAGAAAGGTGGTTCTTCTTACGAGTCCTTAAATGACTTGACACAGTTCATCAATTCATTCTCAACAGCAGCACGGGAATGA